The following proteins are co-located in the Malus sylvestris chromosome 13, drMalSylv7.2, whole genome shotgun sequence genome:
- the LOC126595296 gene encoding uncharacterized mitochondrial protein AtMg00860-like, translating into MEAQWGGKWLQVMGDGGRGGRVGTGHVVSAQGVLVDPQKIAAVENWEQPRTVTEVRSFLGIAGYYLRFVKDFSTIALPLTKLTRKEVPFVWSSEREHSFQQLKYLLTHAPILALPDDGGNFEIYSDASLNGLGCVNAA; encoded by the exons ATGGAGGCGCAGTGGGGAGGGAAGTGGTTGCAGGTGATGGGGGATGGTGGAAGGGGTGGGAGGGTGGGCACAG GGCACGTGGTATCAGCTCAGGGCGTGCTTGTGGATCCTCAGAAAATAGCAGCTGTGgaaaattgggaacaacctcggACAGTTACAGAAGTTCGAAGCTTTCTTGGTATTGCTGGTTATTATCTACGCTTCGTGAAAGACTTTTCGACCATAGCACTACCTTTGACAAAATTGACTAGAAAAGAAGTTCCTTTTGTGTGGAGTAGTGAGCGTGAGCACAGTttccagcagttgaagtatcttctcactcatgcacctatCTTAGCACTTCCTGATGATGGTGGGAACTTTGAGATCTACAGTGATGCGTCTCTTAATGGTCTTGGGTGTGTTAATGCAGCATGA
- the LOC126595930 gene encoding early light-induced protein 1, chloroplastic-like yields the protein MAASASMQSLLANSVVYGAGKSRSARVIHLVPANRYRHMVVRSMAENGQEEQPSSTTPEASKIPPPPPTPTPSPPRPKKVSTKFSDVFAFSGPAPERINGRLAMVGFVSALAVELSKGQDVFTQISDGGVSLFLATSVLLSVASVIPLFKGVSVESKSNGLMTSDAELWNGRLAMLGLVALAFTEYVKGGTLV from the exons ATGGCTGCATCAGCTTCCATGCAATCACTTCTAGCTAACTCAGTGGTTTATGGAGCTGGAAAGAGCAGATCAGCGAGAGTAATCCACCTTGTTCCTGCTAATAGGTACCGCCACATGGTCGTACGCTCCATGGCCGAg AATGGTCAGGAGGAGCAACCGTCTTCTACAACACCAGAGGCATCCAAAATCCCCCCACCACCTCCTACACCTACTCCTTCTCCTCCTCGTCCCAAGAAGGTTAGCACTAAGTTTTCAGATGTGTTTGCATTCAGTGGGCCAGCTCCGGAGAGAATCAACGGCAGACTTGCAATGGTAGGGTTTGTTTCAGCTCTGGCTGTGGAACTGTCCAAGGGCCAGGATGTGTTTACTCAGATCTCCGATGGTGGAGTTTCGTTGTTCCTTGCCACTAGTGTTTTGCTCTCAGTCGCATCCGTGATTCCTCTTTTCAAAGGAGTCAGCGTGGAGTCGAAATCAAACGGGCTCATGACGTCTGATGCCGAGCTCTGGAATGGAAGGTTGGCTATGTTAGGTTTGGTTGCTTTGGCCTTCACCGAGTATGTGAAGGGAGGGACTCTTGTTTGA